CTCCCCCTAGGTGAGTGTGAATAGTTGAAATCCCAATGCCATACAGAACCAAACTTCTTCAGTAGCTTATTACAGTTTCCCTCTTTAATTTTAGTTTCAATTAAAGCCACTACAACTACTTTATTCTCAGAAAGGAACCTCCTTATTTCCCCTACTTTGCTGGGATCATTCATCCCCCTCACATTCCAAGTGCAAATATTCATGGTGGAATATGTGAAGGAGCCCCTACTTCACCACCATCTTCACCAGCATACCCAACCTGAGCCAAACCAGTGTTATACACAGGACTGCTAGTCACCCTTCTTCTTCTTGAAACTACCCTCCATCCATCATCTTGAATAGGAGCTTTTGGAGTAATGACTGGGTCCATAGAAGTACCCATCTCATTGCTAGTCTCATCTTCCACCATAACATTCACAGACTCACTAACCTGTTTAGGTTCTTCAACAACAACAATCTGCTTTGAAACCCAAACTTTTTGTACCTTCTTCTAAGCATGAGCAGCAGGAACAAGTCTAGCAGTGTTCTTCTTATCCTTGCCACAAACATGTCTTATCATCTTGCAAGTAGGGCAGTATGGTGGCAACCAATCATAGTCTACCTGCTGCTTGAAGATCTTACCAGTGGGATCCTTTAGCATGACATTTCTAGGCAAGCTCTTTGTGACATCTATCTCAATAAGAATTCGAGCAAAAGAAATTCTCTGTTGACAAGTGGTACACTCATCAGCAAAGAGAGGCACACCAAGCAAACTCCCTATTCTACTCAAAGATCCAGCTCCCCAACAGTTTAAAGGAAGATTAGGGAATCTGACCCAAATTGGCACAACTCTTAGCACTTCAGCCTGAAAATTAAACTCCGGTGACCAGGGCTTAACAATTACTGGTTTACCAAAGAAAGAATGAGGTCCAGCCATCAAGATTGAGTCTCTTTCTTTCTTAGAGGCAAATTTGATAACAAAATAGCCCTCCTCATGAAGCAGCACCTGGGGTTTTGAAAAAATATTCCAATCCTTCTCAACAAACCTAATAACAGCCCCAATCGATGGTCTATCCCCCACTACATACATAATGACTGCAGATTCCCATATTACTGACATTTCATCTAAATCAGTTTGTTCAAGCATCGCAACAGGGGAGCCATCACACACAGTAGGAGCAATGAATGAAAGAGAAACACCTTTAGAAGTAAGGGGTTTAGGCTTAAACAAACTTACCCAAGGTTGTTTTGGCACACCATTACCACCTGCTTGAGGTTGTTGAGGCTGCACCCTTTCTCCTTCATCCTGCTCTCCATTTCGGGTATGCTCTTTTTCCTGGGTGGAGATGACACCCCCCTCACCAAGGGTTTTCGTACCATTTCTCAAACCCAGAACAACGTTAACAGT
This genomic stretch from Spinacia oleracea cultivar Varoflay chromosome 3, BTI_SOV_V1, whole genome shotgun sequence harbors:
- the LOC110801219 gene encoding uncharacterized protein, coding for MKTVNVVLGLRNGTKTLGEGGVISTQEKEHTRNGEQDEGERVQPQQPQAGGNGVPKQPWVSLFKPKPLTSKGVSLSFIAPTVCDGSPVAMLEQTDLDEMSVIWESAVIMYVVGDRPSIGAVIRFVEKDWNIFSKPQVLLHEEGYFVIKFASKKERDSILMAGPHSFFGKPVIVKPWSPEFNFQAEVLRVVPIWVRFPNLPLNCWGAGSLSRIGSLLGVPLFADECTTCQQRISFARILIEIDVTKSLPRNVMLKDPTGKIFKQQKKVQKVWVSKQIVVVEEPKQVSESVNVMVEDETSNEMGTSMDPVITPKAPIQDDGWRVVSRRRRVTSSPVYNTGLAQVGYAGEDGGEVGAPSHIPP